A window of Enterobacter ludwigii genomic DNA:
TTGAAGGTGTAGATACTCACGCCGCCTAACTCATCGTTGCCTTTTACGCGTTCAATGTAGACGAAGCTTTTTCCGTCTTTAGCCCACAGACCTTGCTGAGTGGAAAGCAGAGAGCCGCCGTACATCGCCTGAGCACGGTAGTTACGCGCCGTTTGTTCACCTTGCGGTGCCACCCACTCGCCAATCGCCATGGTCAGCAGCACCAGAGGGATCGCGGTTTTCATTACCGACAGCGCAACCTGCATACGGGTGAAGCCCGATGCCTGCATGACGACCAGCTCGCTGCGCTGGGCCAGCATCCCCAGCCCCAGCAGCGCACCTAACAGTGCTGCCATCGGGAAGAAGATTTGCACATCTTTCGGCACGCTGAGCAGGGTGTACATCCCCGCGCCCATCGCGTCATAGCTCCCCTGCCCGGCTTTTTTCAGCTGATCGACAAATTTGATAATGCCGGAGAGCGACACCAGCATGAACAACGTCATCATGATGGTAGTAAAAATGGTTTTACCGATATAGCGATCAAGAACGCCAAACGCCTGCATTAGATGGCTCCTTTACGCGAGAATCGGGCACGTATGCGGCGCACTGGCACCGTATCCCACAGGTTTAATCCCAGCGCCAGTAAGATGTACAAGCTGTTGACGACCCATGTCCAGACCATGGGATCCAGCTTACCCTTAGCACCGTTTGAGCGAATCGAGGTTTGCAGCAGGAAGTAGATCAGGTACAGCAACATCGCCGGCAGCATGGAGAGCACACGTCCCTGGCGAGGGTTGACCACGCTCAGCGGAACCACAATCAATGCCATCATAAACACCGTAAAGACGAGAGTAATTCGCCAGTGGAACTCAGCGCGCGCTCTGTCGGTATCGGTATTCCACAGCGTACGCATGTCCATTTGCTCGGTATCCGATGGGTCGAGCGCCACAGCCTGATGACCAATAATGGCCTGGTAGTTCTGGAAGTCCGTGATACGGAAGTCACGCAGCATCGCGGTACCTTCAAAACGGGTACCTGTATTCAACGTCACAATTTGCGAACCATCTTTGCGCTGAGCAAGCTGGCCAGAGTCGGCGACGACCACCGACGGACGTGCGTTACCTTTCGTACGCAGCTGCGCCAGAAATACGTCGTTGAATTTACTGCCGTCTACGCTCTCAATAAACAGCACAGAGTTACCGTCAGTCGCCTGCTGGAACTGCCCCTGGGCTAATGCCGCCATGCCGGGGTTCGCTTTCGCTTCGGCCAGCACTTCGTCCTGATGACGGGAGGACATGGGACCTGCCCACATTACATTCACCGCCGCAACGATACCGGTGAACAGCGCCAGTATCATCGCGGCCTTCACCAGCACGGCTTTGCTCAGACCACAGGCATGCATCACCGTGATTTCACTCTCGGTGTAGAGCTTACCAAGCGTCATGAGCAGACCAAGGAAAAGACTTAGCGGCAGGATAAGCTGCGCCATTTCCGGGATCCCTAAACCAAGCAGGGAAAGCACCAGATTCGTTGGAATTTCGCCGTCAACGGCCGCACCGAGGATCTTAACCAACTTCTGACAGAAAAAAATCAGCAGCAGGATGAAGAGGATCGCCAGTTGGCTTTTGAGCGTCTCCCGCACCAGATATCTTATGATTATCACTTTAAATACGCCCGTAAAAACCCGTCTCTTTGCTGGAAAATCGCTTGTTTCATGGCTTAAACGTCATTTATTCTCTTGAGTCGTCGAAATCATCGCTAAGATTAAAACACCCGGCGGATTCACGCTTCAGGACTTTTTTCTGACGTGTCGAAACCGTAATAACGTAAGATTAACACGAAGTCACCACAACAGCGGACATGAGTTACGAAAGCTTTCAATTCTATCTGTAGCTGCCGCCGTTGTCTTTAAGATTCAGGAGCGTAGTGCATGGAGTTCAGTGTAAAAAGCGGTAGCCCGGAGAAACAGCGGAGTGCCTGCATCGTTGTGGGCGTCTTTGAACCACGCCGACTCTCCCCGATCGCCGAACAACTCGATAAAATCAGTGACGGCTACATTAGCGCCCTGCTGCGCCGTGGCGAACTGGAAGGTAAACCTGGGCAGACGCTGTTACTGCACCATGTTCCGAACGTACTGTCCGAGCGCATTCTGCTGATTGGCTGTGGTAAAGAGCGCGAGCTGGATGAACGCCAGTATAAGCAGGTGATTCAGAAAACGATCAATACGCTGAATGATACCGGTTCAATGGAAGCTGTCTGCTTCCTGACAGAACTGCACGTCAAAGGCCGTAATACCTACTGGAAAGTTCGCCAGGCTGTCGAAACAGCAAAAGAGAGCCTGTACAGCTTCGATCAGCTGAAGACCAATAAAAGCGAGCCGCGTCGCCCGCTGCGTAAAATGGTCTTCAACGTGCCAACCCGTCGCGAACTGACCAGCGGCGAACGCGCTATTCAGCACGGTCTGGCGATTGCGGCTGGCATTAAGGCGGCGAAAGATCTCGGTAACATGCCGCCTAATATCTGTAACGCCGCGTATCTGGCATCCCAGGCGCGCCAGTTGGCTGATACCTACAGCAAGAATGTCATCACCCGCGTTATCGGCGAACAGCAGATGAAAGAGCTGGGGATGCACTCATATCTGGCCGTCGGTAACGGCTCTCAGAACGAATCCCTGATGTCAGTCATCGAATACAAGGGCAACCCGTCCGAAGATGCACGTCCAATCGTGCTCGTCGGCAAGGGCCTGACTTTCGACTCCGGCGGTATCTCGATCAAACCTGCCGAAGGCATGGACGAGATGAAATACGACATGTGCGGCGCAGCAGCCGTATACGGCGTGATGCGTATGGTCGCAGAACTTCAGTTGCCGATTAATGTCACTGGCGTACTGGCAGGCTGCGAAAACATGCCTGGCGGTCGCGCTTATCGTCCGGGTGACGTCCTGACCACCATGTCTGGCCAGACGGTTGAAGTCCTGAACACTGACGCCGAAGGCCGTCTGGTGCTGTGTGACGTGCTGACCTACGTTGAGCGTTTCGAACCTGAAGCGGTCATCGACGTGGCTACTCTGACCGGTGCCTGCGTGATCGCGCTGGGCCATCACATTACTGGCCTGATGTCGAACCACAACCCGCTGGCACACGAACTGATTGGTGCCTCGGAACAAGCTGGTGACCGCGCATGGCGTCTGCCGCTGGGTGATGAGTATCAGGAGCAGTTGGAGTCTAACTTTGCGGATATGGCGAACATCGGCGGCCGTCCTGGTGGTGCTATCACCGCAGGTTGCTTCCTGGCACGCTTCACCCGCAAGTACAACTGGGCACACCTGGATATCGCGGGCACCGCATGGCGTTCCGGTAAAGCCAAAGGCGCAACCGGTCGTCCGGTCGCGTTACTCTCGCAGTTCCTGCTGAATCGCGCTGGGT
This region includes:
- the lptG gene encoding LPS export ABC transporter permease LptG, yielding MQAFGVLDRYIGKTIFTTIMMTLFMLVSLSGIIKFVDQLKKAGQGSYDAMGAGMYTLLSVPKDVQIFFPMAALLGALLGLGMLAQRSELVVMQASGFTRMQVALSVMKTAIPLVLLTMAIGEWVAPQGEQTARNYRAQAMYGGSLLSTQQGLWAKDGKSFVYIERVKGNDELGGVSIYTFNDQRRLLSVKHASSAKFDPEHKQWRLSQVDESDLTDPKQITGSQTVSGTWKTNLTPDKLGVVALDPDALSISGLHNYVKYLKSSGQDAGRYQLNMWSKIFQPMSVAVMMLMALSFIFGPLRSVPMGVRVVTGISFGFVFYVLDQIFGPLTLVYGIPPIIGALLPSASFLLISLWLLLKRS
- the lptF gene encoding LPS export ABC transporter permease LptF; this translates as MIIIRYLVRETLKSQLAILFILLLIFFCQKLVKILGAAVDGEIPTNLVLSLLGLGIPEMAQLILPLSLFLGLLMTLGKLYTESEITVMHACGLSKAVLVKAAMILALFTGIVAAVNVMWAGPMSSRHQDEVLAEAKANPGMAALAQGQFQQATDGNSVLFIESVDGSKFNDVFLAQLRTKGNARPSVVVADSGQLAQRKDGSQIVTLNTGTRFEGTAMLRDFRITDFQNYQAIIGHQAVALDPSDTEQMDMRTLWNTDTDRARAEFHWRITLVFTVFMMALIVVPLSVVNPRQGRVLSMLPAMLLYLIYFLLQTSIRSNGAKGKLDPMVWTWVVNSLYILLALGLNLWDTVPVRRIRARFSRKGAI
- the pepA gene encoding leucyl aminopeptidase, translated to MEFSVKSGSPEKQRSACIVVGVFEPRRLSPIAEQLDKISDGYISALLRRGELEGKPGQTLLLHHVPNVLSERILLIGCGKERELDERQYKQVIQKTINTLNDTGSMEAVCFLTELHVKGRNTYWKVRQAVETAKESLYSFDQLKTNKSEPRRPLRKMVFNVPTRRELTSGERAIQHGLAIAAGIKAAKDLGNMPPNICNAAYLASQARQLADTYSKNVITRVIGEQQMKELGMHSYLAVGNGSQNESLMSVIEYKGNPSEDARPIVLVGKGLTFDSGGISIKPAEGMDEMKYDMCGAAAVYGVMRMVAELQLPINVTGVLAGCENMPGGRAYRPGDVLTTMSGQTVEVLNTDAEGRLVLCDVLTYVERFEPEAVIDVATLTGACVIALGHHITGLMSNHNPLAHELIGASEQAGDRAWRLPLGDEYQEQLESNFADMANIGGRPGGAITAGCFLARFTRKYNWAHLDIAGTAWRSGKAKGATGRPVALLSQFLLNRAGFNGDE